The following is a genomic window from Caproiciproducens sp. CPB-2.
GCGGGCCTTGACAGGAGCATCAATCAATACTTTGCCGTGTTGACCGGCATCAAGAGCGTCGGCGTTATGGGCGACGGCAGAACGTACGACTATACCATTGCGCTGCGCGGCGTAACGACCTCCGACTTTATGACCGCTGACTGGGCCAGAATCCCTTACGACCTGCTTGACAAAATTTCCAACCGTATCGTGAACGAGGTCAAACACGTCAACCGCATTGTCTACGACATTACCAGCAAACCTCCCGCCACAATTGAGTGGGAGTAGAGTTTAATCCCTCTCAAAAGCCTTATTTGACAAGACTTTTGAGGGGGGTTCCCTTTATTAAACAACCATTTTGCAACTAACGTAAATTACTGCAATTACTTTATGGTGTATTCAACCCAAGAATCAGTGTCGTTTTCATCTGTGATCTTTTCAAATGATGAATACCTTTTTTTGTTGGTATCGTATTTTAAAAGAGGAAGAATTTTGCTCAATTCTGTCGTTCCGTCAATATAAAAATGGCTTTGTTTATCCCAAAATACTTTGTGATAGTTTTCATTCCCTGTTATTGTAGAAGTGCCGATATGTCCTGCTATGATATCCTTTTCAAACTTGCCGATAGTATAAGGATATTTGGAACAAAAATAATAGTCCTCTGAACCCCATTTCCAGAATTCACCTGCTTCTTCATCTATACCAGCGTGAACATATATCTGCGTATCAGTTTCATAATAATATGGCAAGTCTTTCAGCCAGTTTATCATTGAATCATCATCAAAAAAGATGGTTTTGTTTTCAATATCTTCCAATAAAAAGAATTCGTGGTTTCCTGCCAAAATAATTATTTGATCATTATACTGCTCTTGCAGATTTTTAATAAAGTAAAGTAATTCAAATTTCTTCTGCTTATGGTCTATGTAATCACCCAAAAGCACAAGCTTATTTTCCTTGTCTTGTAAATCAACTATTTTCAACATCTTTTTAAAGGTTTCTATTTCACCGTGTGGGTCACTCAAGGAAAAAAGAACAGCCATACCAATCCTCTTCCTTTTAACTTAAATTACCGTAAACTGATAACTCTGTCCATTAAGCAGTGATAGATTTCTTCTATATCCAAATCCTCATGAAAATGACCAAAGTACCAATGCTTAAATTCAGTTTCATCAGAAATAGTCTGGAGATATTGTCGAAGAACATCTTCTTCCTCAAATATTTCCATCTCCATTGCGCTTATTACTTCGTATGGGGCAGTATGTGTTAAAATGTAGTCCACCTTATTGCCATTCCTGTTCAATGCCTTTAATCCTTGTTCATATTCTTCTTCCGAGGGTAATTCTTCTGCCCGCCAGCTAATTCCTTCTGTTCGATACATTTTATCTGTTGAGGCAACTCCCCCCATGGTGAAGAATGTTTTTTTCTCAATTTCAAATACTTGGCCTCTCATCAGATGAATAATATCTGGTTCAATTTCATGCACTTGTCCGCCATTCCAGTAAGATACAGGATAATCATTTAATAGTTCAAAGTTTTCATGGTTGCCGTCAATAAAGAGCGTTGTTAGTGGAAGTTCATGAAGGGTTTGTTTAAGCAATGTGTCTTTTTTTCCACCGTCCCAGCACACACCCACATCTCCCAGAATAATAACGAAATCTTCCTTAGTTATTCTTTTATTCTCAAAAAAACGTGTAAGCCTGTCTACCCCTAAGTTACTATGAATATCGCCAGTTAAGTAAATCATACGATCCCTCTTTTTTTGTTTTTCCGATAAACGCTTTGCGAACTGATCCGATATGAACTTCCCATTTATTGCAGTCTATTCCTCTAATGTACTGTTAGTTTGGGCTATCCTTAGAAAACGCAATGCAAAATTTGAAACAAAGGGAGTATTGATTCTACCGTCATAAAGACTTTCCAAATGTTTCCGTAATTTTCTTTCGTCCGAGTCTGTAAAATCAAATTCTCCCCAAAATGATGATGGCTTACAACTGGCTTTCTGCACTTTACGTGCATCACAAAGACTTGTTGGTAGTCTTAAATGTTGCCGCTCTATCAGTTCATAAAAAGATAGTCGGTTTGTTAGAATTTTCATATTTACTTCTCCTTAAAAATATTAGTGTTTTGATTTATTAGAAAGTTTGCTTTTAAAAGCATTCTGACTACAAAAGCCTTATGAATCCTAGCGGCATTGAAAACATCTTTGAACATTATTTGCAGGGTATTAATGTTTTCTAAAACAGATTTTTCTAAATTTAATGTTGTATTATATTCGCAGTCGTTGACCTGGGGTTCATCAACTAGTTTTAATTGATAAGATTTTACTGATTTCCAATCAATCTTATTTATATCCTTCGAAAATACATCTTTGGTGATTTTGTTTACTAACCAGCCATAAGTAGCTGAAACATCTTCCTTTTCTTTATAATTTTCTTTTTCTTTTCTCAAGATAAATTCACTTTCCTGGCTTAACCGCATTTGTACTCTCATAACTCCGCCTTCATAATGTATTATTTTTGATTACGTAATCATTTTAACTGATATAATTGATTTTGTCAAGTCAAATGTTTGGTAAATTGATTGCAACCATTTGTTACCTATCGGCTTTCCTGAATACTTTGCAGCTTTTGGACTTTGTATAACCGCCTTTCCATTGTAATTGCTTTTTTATGGTGATATAATAAAAAACAATCCGTTTGGTGAGGAAGGGGGGCTTGGCATTTTTAGTTCTATGCTCCCGGCGATAGAAAGTTATGGTTATACGTTTAAAATATTAAAAATAAAAACATGTATGTTATATTGAGTAAGGTTTATACAACAGACGGCAGGAGGACAATGGATTTGAACAGCATGAATCATATTTTAATTGGAACCATTGTGTATGAGTACCTGAACGAGAAATACGGCATTGTTTTAAATAAATCGCGTTTTTTAACGGGCAATACATGCCCCGACCATGGAATTTCTTTTCTACGTCCTCACAAAATGAGATACTGCAATAAAATGGTGCGCAGAAAGACGGAAAAGCTTTGCAGGAACGATTATCAGATCATCAGCGCAAAGGCGTCCAAAAAACTTGGCATTTTGTGTCACTACTACGCGGATTTCTTCTGTTGCGCACACAGCTCTCAATTCAGCGGCAGCATCAGAGAGCATGTCCGGTATGAGAACGAATTGCTGCAATTTATGAGGGAAAATTATTCCGCTTTTCGCGAGATGGATTATGTAGCAAATGCGGCCGTTCCGGAGAGTGTAGCGGAAATCAATAGCAGGATGCGAGGCCTGATTGAAAAGAGACCGGCAAGGGAATACGATTTTGGTACGGAACTGTTCTGTGCCATCCAGGCGTGTGCGGTACTGGTGCTTTCCGTCAGTCTTGCCATTCTTTCGCAGTACAATCAGGTATTGCAGCAGGAGCTGAACATGAGAAAGACAGCGTAGATTATTGTACTTTCACTGAATACTTAATTAATAAAATCAGATGCTGAAAAGCACAAAAACCCGTCAAACGTAAGTTTGGAC
Proteins encoded in this region:
- a CDS encoding metallophosphoesterase; this translates as MAVLFSLSDPHGEIETFKKMLKIVDLQDKENKLVLLGDYIDHKQKKFELLYFIKNLQEQYNDQIIILAGNHEFFLLEDIENKTIFFDDDSMINWLKDLPYYYETDTQIYVHAGIDEEAGEFWKWGSEDYYFCSKYPYTIGKFEKDIIAGHIGTSTITGNENYHKVFWDKQSHFYIDGTTELSKILPLLKYDTNKKRYSSFEKITDENDTDSWVEYTIK
- a CDS encoding metallophosphoesterase family protein, which translates into the protein MIYLTGDIHSNLGVDRLTRFFENKRITKEDFVIILGDVGVCWDGGKKDTLLKQTLHELPLTTLFIDGNHENFELLNDYPVSYWNGGQVHEIEPDIIHLMRGQVFEIEKKTFFTMGGVASTDKMYRTEGISWRAEELPSEEEYEQGLKALNRNGNKVDYILTHTAPYEVISAMEMEIFEEEDVLRQYLQTISDETEFKHWYFGHFHEDLDIEEIYHCLMDRVISLR
- a CDS encoding zinc dependent phospholipase C family protein translates to MNHILIGTIVYEYLNEKYGIVLNKSRFLTGNTCPDHGISFLRPHKMRYCNKMVRRKTEKLCRNDYQIISAKASKKLGILCHYYADFFCCAHSSQFSGSIREHVRYENELLQFMRENYSAFREMDYVANAAVPESVAEINSRMRGLIEKRPAREYDFGTELFCAIQACAVLVLSVSLAILSQYNQVLQQELNMRKTA